The following proteins come from a genomic window of Miscanthus floridulus cultivar M001 chromosome 2, ASM1932011v1, whole genome shotgun sequence:
- the LOC136536246 gene encoding uncharacterized protein: protein MAHSTAAAATFSFGFLPPVTEKLTRGNYGMWYAQVSSTLKGAQLAGYIKPSAKPPSPFLEDGTSDDKKVEPVPNPEYEKWEAKDQQVLSYLFGSLSKEIFAQVSTCTTAAELWAEIQALQASQSRARVMSTRMALATATKGTSSVADYFVKMKGLADDMASAGRKLEDEELVSYILMGLGEDFDAVVTSVSARVEPITVQELYAQLTSFEQRKELHGGGVQSFANVALKGGRGGGNSNNPRGRGGGNRGGFGRGQKGGRGGGSSGGRNFLQGVFCQVCGKEGHMAYRCYKRFDRDFSGPPQKTASSATTSYGVDTNWYVDSRATDHITGDLEKLTLREKYNGGDQVHAANGIGTEIDYIGHSTLHSPNSVLRLNNVLHVPATSKDLISVNRLARDNNAFLEFHPNHFLIKEQGTKKILHKGICEKGLYPFRLDKALYGLKQAPHAWYAPLCNKLIQLGFVPSKADTSLFYYNKGGYTLFVLVYVDDIIVASSSPTTTTSPLKDLQADFALKDLGDLHYFLGIEVKWVEDGLIMSQQKYASDILLRAGMSNCKPVSTPISILDRLSVNDGDKLGPNDSSKYRSLVGALQYLTLTRPDICFAVNKSMLVSAFSDVDWAGCIDDRRSTGGFTVFLGKNLISWSAKKQATVSRSSTKAEYKALANATAKLMWVQKLLHELGISHPPSARLWCDNLGAKYLTANPVFHARTKHIEIDFHFVRERVAQRLLDVRFISSGDQLADGFTKPVMAGKMKQFCANLNLVSG from the exons ATGGCGCACTCTACCGCCGCCGCAGCAACTTTCTCCTTTGGCTTTCTCCCTCCCGTGACAGAGAAGCTCACCCGTGGCAACTATGGCATGTGGTACGCCCAGGTGTCGTCCACATTGAAGGGAGCTCAACTCGCTGGGTACATCAAACCCTCGGCGAAACCTCCGTCTCCGTTTCTCGAAGACGGGACGAGCGATGACAAGAAGGTGGAGCCGGTCCCAAATCCGGAGTATGAGAAGTGGGAGGCAAAAGACCAACAGGTTCTGAGCTACCTGTTTGGATCTCTCTCCAAGGAGATCTTTGCTCAAGTGTCGACGTGCACAACCGCAGCCGAATTGTGGGCTGAAATCCAGGCGCTTCAGGCGTCGCAATCTCGTGCACGCGTGATGTCCACGCGCATGGCGCTTGCAACCGCGACCAAGGGGACGTCGTCCGTCGCGGATTACTTCGTCAAGATGAAGGGACTTGCCGATGATATGGCCTCGGCAGGTCGGAAGCTGGAGGATGAAGAGCTGGTCTCGTACATTCTCATGGGACTCGGTGAGGACTTCGACGCCGTCGTCACATCGGTGTCAGCAAGAGTTGAGCCAATCACCGTCCAGGAACTCTACGCCCAGCTCACCTCCTTCGAGCAACGAAAGGAGCTGCACGGTGGAGGCGTCCAATCCTTTGCCAACGTTGCCTTGAAGGGAGGTCGTGGCGGTGGAAATTCCAACAATCCTCGCGGCCGTGGAGGTGGAAACCGCGGAGGCTTTGGACGAGGACAGAAGGGTGGTCGTGGCGGTGGCAGCAGTGGCGGCCGAAATTTCCTTCAAGGTGTGTTCTGCCAAGTTTGTGGCAAGGAAGGACACATGGCGTATCGTTGCTATAAGAGATTCGACCGCGACTTCTCCGGGCCACCGCAAAAGACTGCTTCCTCAGCGACAACTTCATACGGGGTTGATACAAATTGGTACGTGGACTCTAGAGCCACGGACCATATCACTGGAGATCTTGAGAAGCTCACGTTGCGTGAGAAATACAACGGTGGTGATCAAGTCCACGCGGCAAATGGCATAGGTACGGAGATTGATTATATTGGTCATAGCACTTTGCATTCCCCAAATAGTGTTCTCCGTCTAAACAATGTTCTCCATGTTCCTGCTACTTCAAAAGATCTTATTTCTGTTAATCGTCTTGCACGTGATAACAATGCTTTCCTTGAatttcatccaaatcattttttGATCAAGGAGCAGGGGACGAAGAAAATCCTCCACAAAGGCATATGTGAAAAGGGGCTTTATCCATTCAG GTTAGACAAAGCACTCTATGGGCTGAAACAAGCTCCGCATGCCTGGTATGCTCCGCTTTGCAACAAGCTTATTCAGCTTGGCTTTGTTCCTTCAAAGGCAGACACTTCTTTGTTCTATTATAACAAGGGTGGATATACTCTATTTGTTCTTGTGTATGTTGACGATATTATTGTTGCTAGCTCATCTCCTACAACCACAACATCTCCATTGAAGGATTTGCAGGCGGACTTTGCTCTCAAAGATCTTGGTGATCTTCATTACTTTCTTGGTATTGAGGTCAAGTGGGTGGAGGACGGCTTAATTATGTCACAACAAAAGTATGCCTCGGATATTTTGTTGAGGGCAGGTATGAGTAACTGTAAGCCTGTTAGTACACCTATATCTATTTTGGATCGGCTCAgtgtcaatgatggagataagctAGGGCCTAATGATTCCTCCAAGTACCGTAGTCTAGTAGGGGCACTACAATACCTGACATTGACTCGTCCGGATATATGTTTTGCTGTGAACAAG TCTATGCTGGTCAGTGCCTTCTCAGATGTAGACTGGGCAGGATGTATAGATGACAGGCGTTCAACAGGTGGCTTCACTGTGTTCTTGGGCAAAAATTTAATCTCATGGAGTGCCAAGAAGCAGGCCACGGTCTCACGATCGTCCACTAAAGCTGAGTACAAGGCGCTAGCAAATGCTACGGCTAAGTTAATGTGGGTGCAAAAACTGCTACATGAGCTTGGCATCTCTCATCCTCCGTCCGCAAGACTATGGTGTGATAATCTTGGGGCTAAATATCTCACCGCAAATCCAGTATTCCATGCCAGGACAAAACACATTGAGATTGACTTTCACTTTGTGAGAGAACGTGTCGCTCAGAGACTCTTGGATGTTCGGTTCATCAGTTCTGGAGATCAGTTAGCAGATGGTTTCACTAAGCCGGTCATGGCTGGGAAGATGAAGCAATTTTGTGCCAATCTCAACCTTGTTAGTGGCTGA